The proteins below are encoded in one region of Peromyscus eremicus chromosome 10, PerEre_H2_v1, whole genome shotgun sequence:
- the Pold2 gene encoding DNA polymerase delta subunit 2, translating to MFSEQAAQRAHTLLSPPSASNATFARVPVATYTNSSQPFRLGERSFNRQYAHIYATRLIQMRPFLVSRAQQHWGSGVGVKKLCELQPGEQCCVVGTLFKAMQLQPSILREISEEHNLIPQPPRSKYIHPDDELVLEDELQRIKLKGTIDVSKLVTGTVLAVFGSVRDDGRFQVEDHCFADLAPQKPIPPLDTDRFVLLVSGLGLGGGGGESLLGTQLLVDVVTGQLGDEGEQCSAAHVSRVILAGNLLSHNTQSRDSINKAKYLTKKTQAASVEAVKMLDEILLQLSASVPVDVMPGEFDPTNYTLPQQPLHPCMFPLATTYSTLQLVTNPYQATIDGVRFLGTSGQNVSDIFRYSSMEDHLEILEWTLRVRHISPTAPDTLGCYPFYKTDPFIFPECPHVYFCGNTPSFGSRIIRGPEDQVVLLVAVPDFSSTQTACLVNLRSLACQPISFAGFGAEHDELEDLGLGP from the exons ATGTTTTCAGAGCAGGCGGCACAGAGGGCCCACACTCTGCTCTCCCCACCATCGGCCAGCAATGCCACCTTTGCCCGGGTACCTGTTGCAACTTACACCAACTCCTCACAGCCCTTTCGACTGGGAGAGCGCAGCTTTAACCGACAGTATGCTCACATATATGCCACCCGCCTCATCCAGATGAGACCCTTCCTGGTGAGCCGGGCCCAGCAGCACTGGG GCAGTGGAGTCGGGGTGAAGAAGTTGTGTGAGCTGCAGCCTGGGGAACAGTGCTGTGTGGTGGGTACTCTCTTCAAAGCCATGCAGCTCCAGCCCTCCATCCTGCGGGAGATCAGCGAGGAG cacAACCTGATCCCCCAGCCTCCTCGGAGCAAATACATCCACCCAGATGACGAGCTGGTCTTAGAAGATGAATTGCAGCGTATCAAACTGAAAGGCACCATCGATGTGTCGAAGTTGGTCACAG GAACGGTCTTGGCAGTGTTTGGCTCCGTGAGGGATGATGGCAGGTttcaggttgaggaccactgctttgCTGACCTGGCTCCCCAGAAGCCTATACCCCCACTTGACACAGACAG ATTTGTGCTGCTGGTATCCGGGCTGGGCCTGGGCGGAGGTGGCGGCGAGAGCCTCCTGGGCACCCAGCTGCTGGTGGATGTGGTGACGGGGCAGCTTGGGGACGAAGGCGAACAGTGTAGTGCCGCCCATGTCTCCCGAGTCATCCTGGCAGGCAACCTTCTCAGTCACAATACCCAGAGCAGAGATTCTATCAACAAG GCCAAGTACCTCACCAAGAAAACCCAGGCAGCCAGTGTGGAGGCAGTCAAAATGCTGGATGAGATCCTCCTGCAGCTGAGT GCCTCAGTACCTGTGGATGTGATGCCAGGCGAGTTTGATCCCACCAACTACACACTCCCGCAGCAGCCCCTGCACCCCTGCATGTTCCCACTGGCCACTACCTACTCCACACTCCAGCTGGTCACCAACCCATACCAAGCCACCATTGATGGAGTCAG GTTCCTGGGGACGTCTGGACAGAACGTGAGTGATATCTTCCGGTACAGCAGCATGGAAGACCACTTAGAGATCCTGGAGTGGACCCTGCGGGTCCGTCACATCAGCCCCACGGCTCCGGACACCCTAG GGTGTTACCCCTTCTACAAAACTGACCCGTTCATCTTTCCGGAGTGCCCTCATGTCTACTTCTGTGGTAACACCCCCAGCTTTGGCTCCAGAATCATCCGAG GTCCTGAGGACCAGGTGGTACTGTTGGTGGCCGTTCCTGACTTTAGTTCCACACAGACTGCCTGCCTGGTGAACCTACGCAGCCTGGCCTGCCAGCCTATCAGCTTTGCAGGCTTTGGAGCAGAACACGATGAGCTGGAAGACCTGGGGCTGGGTCCCTGA